GGCGACGCGCCGATGGCCGCCGCCATCTGTTCGCGGGCAAGGCCCACCGCCGCCTCCGCCTCCCAGCCGAAGGCGTGGGTCTTGGAATGCGGATTCCCGAATTTCTCGGTGAAGAACGGAAGCATCCGTTCCAACACGCGCGGATCCACCGGCGTCGTCGACTGGTAATCAAGGTAGATGGGGAGCTTGAGTTTGCCCCGGTTTTTCGATTTTTCCACCATCATCGTTTTCAGGCGGCCACCACCCGACGGGCGCGGCTGCGCGTATAGATTGCCTTCCATTCGCTCACGAAACGCTCGACATGGAAAGCCTCCGTCGCCCAGCCCAGGCTTACGCGAATGGTGGCGCCAGCTTCCTTCGGACTTGCCCCCATCGCCAACAAGACGTGGGAGGGCTCGACCTTCCCCGACGAGCAGGCAGCCCCTGCGCTGACCGCGATCCCGGCGAGATCGAAGGCCATGACCTGGGTTTCCGAAGCGACGCCGGGCATGAGAACGGAGGACGTGTTCGCAAGTCTGGGCGCGTGCTTGCCGAAAATCTTCGCTTCCTTCGCCACGGCAAGAACGCCTTCCTCCAAGCGGTCGCGAAGGGAGGTCAGATTCCGATAGGCCGCTAGATCCTCGGCCGCCAGGCGGGCCGCGACGGCAAAGCCTGCGATGCCGGGCACGTTTTCGGTGCCGGGCCGGCGGCCGCGTTCCTGCCCGCCACCCGCGACGGGCGCCGTGTAGGGCGCGCCTTCGCCCAGCACAAGGGCGCCCACCCCCGTCGGTCCGCCGAACTTGTGGCCGGAAAGGGTCAGGTAATCGGCCTCAAGCTTGGCAAGCGCCACCGGCACCCGGCCAACCGTCTGAACCGCGTCGCAAAGCAGATAGGACCCGTGGGCATGAACGATCTTTGCCGCCTGCGTTATCGGTTCGATAACACCGGTTTCGTTGTTCGCCGCCATGACGGAGACGAGCACCGGCCGCGGGTCCTTCGCCAAGGCGGATTCGAGGGCGGCAAGATCGAGAACGCCGTTCGCATCTACCGGTAGAATTTCCGCTTCCGGCATTACCTTGCGGATCGAATCGTGCTCGACAGCTGAAATGAAGTGGCGCTTCGGGCCGGCGCCTTGCAGGGCGAGGTGGTTCGCCTCCGTCGCCCCGCTCGTGAAGAGGACCCTCTCCGGCTTCACCGAGACGAGATCGGCAACGCGCTGGCGCGCCGCCTCGACCTTTTCCCGTACGGCGCGCCCGAAACTATGAACGGAAGAAGGGTTGCCGATCCATTCCAGCGATTCCGCAACCGCCTCGCGGACGGCGGGCTTCATCGGCGCCGAGGCATTGTAGTCGAGATATGTGACGACGGCCGCCATCCGGTTCACGCCATGACAATGGAAACGAAACTTACTCCGCCACCTGCTTCAGCTTGACGACATCGGCAAGAAGCTTGAGCTTTGTTTCTTCGGCCATCGCTTCCCGATGAACTTTTCCGCTCATTCCAAGAATGCGCTTTTCGCAAACGTCGTCCAGCGAAACCGCGTTCAAGAAAAGATGAATGTGATTGCCGAGCTCATCCCATAGATCGTGGGTGATGCAGCGCCCCCTGTCCTGCCGGCAGCCGGCGGGCGAGCCCAGCTTGCAGCGCGTGGCGCGGATCGGCTCGTCCACCGCGAAGATGATGTCGGAAACGCGGATCTTGTCGCGTGGATGGGCGAGCAAATAGCCCCCGCCCGGGCCGCGTACGCTGCGGACGATTCCGGCGCGGCGAAGCTTGCCGAACAACTGTTCGAGATAGGAAAGCGAAATTTCCTGGCGCGAGGCAATCTCGGAAAGTGCTACGGGCATCTCCGTGCCGAAGCTCGCAAGATCGACCATCGCGGTCACGGCGTAGCGGCCTTTCGTGGTGAGCCTCATGACGTTTTCCCCACGATTTGCCGTTCGTCGTTCGCTTCTGCCGCTGCTGCCTCGGCGCTCAAGCGTGCCTCAAGCCTGGCGACGCGCTCGGCCAGCGCGTTCAATTGCCCGTGCAGGCCGTCAATCGCCCCGATCGCCGGATCCGGCAGGTTGGCGGAAGGTGTTCCGTAAGCGCAGAACGCGTTCGGTTGGCTTGTTTCCCGCGCAGCGACGATGCGCGCCGGCACGCCGACCATCGTCACCCCAGCCGGCACGTCTTTGAGCACGACGGCGTTCGATCCGACGCGGGCCCCCTCGCCGATCGTGACGGGTCCTAGAATTTGCGCTCCGGATCCAACGATGACGCGATCCTGGAGAGTGGGGTGACGCTTGCCCTTTCCGGTCAGCGTGCCGCCCAGGGTCACGCTATGGTATAGGGTTACGTCGTTGCCGATTTTGGAGGTTTCCCCGATCACCACCCCCATTCCGTGATCCACGAAGAAACGCCTGCCGATTTTGGCCCCAGGGTGAATTTCAATACCGGTCAGGAACCGCCCAAACTGGGAGAGCAGCCGGCCGAGAAGGTAGAATTTATACCTCCACAACCAATGGGAGAGCCGGTGCAGCCGGACGGCGTGGAAACCGGGATAGGCAAGAATAACCTCAAGGCGGGAGCGGGCCGCAGGGTCGCGGGCTAGGATGGCATCGATTTCTTCAAGCAGATTCTTGAACATGGCCAAGTCCGACGTGATAGAATGTGTTGCTATTCGCGACCAATTACAATCACTTGCCGACTGTATCCGGTAAGAAGAAAAAGGTGGCCGCCGGTCGTTTAAAATATAGTTTTCATGAGTAATTTAATCAACTATTTCCTCGGTAAATACCATGGAAGGGTTGAAGTTTGGCGTAAATTGCAGCTAGCAGCGATCGGGCTTTCCAGCCGGATCGCCGAACGGGGAAGGAAGAAGGAAACGGATGCCGGAGGTCATTTTCAACGGCCCGGAAGGCCGGCTGGAGGGGCTTTACCACCACCCCAAGCAGGAGGAGACCGCGCCGATCGCGCTTTTGCTTCATCCCTATCCCCAGCAAGGCGGTACGATGAACAATCGTGTCATCTACCGGATGTATCAGGCCTTTACGCGGCAGGGCTTTTCGACGCTTCGATTCAATTTTCGCGGAGTCGGCCGCTCGCAGGGAGACTTCGACAACGGCACCGGCGAATTGAGCGACGCGGCGGCGGCCCTCGACTGGATGCAGAGTCAAAACCCGGGCGCCTCTCAGTGCTGGGTGGCGGGCTTTTCTTTCGGCGCCTGGATCGGCATGCAGCTTCTGATGCGCCGGCCTGAGATTTCCAGCTTCATCTCCGTAGCGCTCCCCGTCAATCTGTTCGATTTCAACTTTCTGGCCCCCTGCCCCGCGTCCGGCCTCATCGTCCACGGTCGGCAGGACGAAGTCGTCCCGGAGGAAGCCGTCGCCAAGCTTGCGAACAAGCTTGCGCACCAGAAGGGGATCAAGATCGACTACCGGGTCATTCCGGGCGCCGATCATCTGTTCAGCTCGAAGCTCGACCCATTGATCAAGAACGTCGAAAGCTATCTGAAAAGCGCGATGGAAGCCTAACGCTTCGGCGCGGCGTGAAAGACGCCGCCCGTTGCCGGGCGCGCGACGCCGGTCGTCGAAGGCAGCGTCAAGGGAAGCCCCCGAAGCGAACGAACGGCGAGGAAGGCGAAGGCTTCGGCTTCGAGCGAATCCCCGTTCCAGCCGACGATCTCAACCGGCGCCACTTCCGCGTTGATGCAATCGCGAAGCATGCCCATCAGCGCCGGGTTGCGCCGTCCGCCGCCGGTCACCAGCCAGCGCTCGACCGGCGAGGGGAAATACCGTTCGGCGGCCAGCGCCACGGTCCTCGCCGTCAGGGCGGTAAGCGTTGCGCTGCCATCCTCCGGCGAAAGCCCATCCAAGGATTTGATTGTGAAGGCGTTCCGGTCCAGCGATTTCGGCGGCGACCGCCAGAAATAGGGGTCTTCCAGGAAACTCTGCAGAAAAGCCTCGTTCGCCTTCCCCCGGTGGGCAAGCTTTCCGTTGCGATCGAAGGGCTGACCCGTCCGCGCCACCGCCCAGTCATCGATGAGAGCGTTGCCGGGGCCAGTGTCGAAGGCAAGCAGCGCGCCGCCGGCGCCTATCCAAGTGACATTCGCAACACCGCCAAGGTTAAGCACGGCCAGTGGGCGTTCGAGGTCTTGCGCGCGCGCCTGGTGGTAAAGGGGTGTCAAGGGCGCCCCTTCGCCGCCGGCGGCAATATCGGCCGATCGAAAATCGCAAACGACGTCGATGCCGGTGAGCCTGGCCAGCAATTCCCCATCGCCAATCTGGACGGTGCGGTGCTTCTTCGGCGCGTGCAGAATCGTATGGCCGTGGAATCCAAGAACGGCGACGTCGGCAGCCTCAAGGGGGGATACCTCAATGAGTTCCAGCGCGGCCTTGGCGTGCATTTGCGTGAGTTCTTCGGCGACCTGCCGGATTTTTCCCTTTCCCCCTCTGCTCCCAAGCACACCCCGCAACCGTTCGCGGAAGGCCGCCCCGTAGGGCTGCGTGGCGGCAAGCCCGTGACCGGCGACCCGTTCGCCGTCCGTATAGAGAAGGGCCGCGTCGATCCCATCCATCGACGTGCCGCTCATAAGCCCAAGCGCCCAGATCGGTTCGAAGTCTTCCATCGGCAAGCGTCCCCAGCCGCTCCATTGTCCCGTCCGGGCTGATTGTGTTAAATCAGCGCACTTCCGGCAAGGACGAAGCCCATGGCGAAAAGCCAATCCCGATCCGAATTCCTGACCAACGCGATCGAACGCGGGTTCATGCACCAATGCACGGACCTGGAAGGCCTGGATGCCCTGCTCCGGGCGAAGGCGCCGGTGAAGGCCTATATTGGCTTCGATTGTACGGCCGACAGCCTGCACGCCGGAAGCCTGGTGCCGATCATGCTGCTCCGCTGGTTTCAAAAGGCCGGCCACAAACCGATCGTGCTGATGGGCGGCGGCACCTCGAAGGTCGGCGACCCGTCCGGCAAGGACGAGGCCCGTCAGCTCTTGAGCGACAAGGAAATCGCCAGCAACCTGAAGGGCATTCGTACCGTTTTCGAGCGTTTTCTTGCTTTCGGCAAGGGGGCTGCGGACGCCGTCTTCGTCAACAACGCCGACTGGCTGGAGGAACTGCGCTATATCCCTTTTCTCCGGGAATACGGGCGCCATTTTTCCGTCAACCGGATGCTGGGCTTCGAATCGGTCAAGCTTCGCCTCGAACGGGAACAG
The Pseudomonadota bacterium genome window above contains:
- a CDS encoding cysteine desulfurase family protein, with the protein product MAAVVTYLDYNASAPMKPAVREAVAESLEWIGNPSSVHSFGRAVREKVEAARQRVADLVSVKPERVLFTSGATEANHLALQGAGPKRHFISAVEHDSIRKVMPEAEILPVDANGVLDLAALESALAKDPRPVLVSVMAANNETGVIEPITQAAKIVHAHGSYLLCDAVQTVGRVPVALAKLEADYLTLSGHKFGGPTGVGALVLGEGAPYTAPVAGGGQERGRRPGTENVPGIAGFAVAARLAAEDLAAYRNLTSLRDRLEEGVLAVAKEAKIFGKHAPRLANTSSVLMPGVASETQVMAFDLAGIAVSAGAACSSGKVEPSHVLLAMGASPKEAGATIRVSLGWATEAFHVERFVSEWKAIYTRSRARRVVAA
- a CDS encoding Rrf2 family transcriptional regulator — encoded protein: MRLTTKGRYAVTAMVDLASFGTEMPVALSEIASRQEISLSYLEQLFGKLRRAGIVRSVRGPGGGYLLAHPRDKIRVSDIIFAVDEPIRATRCKLGSPAGCRQDRGRCITHDLWDELGNHIHLFLNAVSLDDVCEKRILGMSGKVHREAMAEETKLKLLADVVKLKQVAE
- the cysE gene encoding serine O-acetyltransferase translates to MATHSITSDLAMFKNLLEEIDAILARDPAARSRLEVILAYPGFHAVRLHRLSHWLWRYKFYLLGRLLSQFGRFLTGIEIHPGAKIGRRFFVDHGMGVVIGETSKIGNDVTLYHSVTLGGTLTGKGKRHPTLQDRVIVGSGAQILGPVTIGEGARVGSNAVVLKDVPAGVTMVGVPARIVAARETSQPNAFCAYGTPSANLPDPAIGAIDGLHGQLNALAERVARLEARLSAEAAAAEANDERQIVGKTS
- a CDS encoding alpha/beta hydrolase, encoding MPEVIFNGPEGRLEGLYHHPKQEETAPIALLLHPYPQQGGTMNNRVIYRMYQAFTRQGFSTLRFNFRGVGRSQGDFDNGTGELSDAAAALDWMQSQNPGASQCWVAGFSFGAWIGMQLLMRRPEISSFISVALPVNLFDFNFLAPCPASGLIVHGRQDEVVPEEAVAKLANKLAHQKGIKIDYRVIPGADHLFSSKLDPLIKNVESYLKSAMEA
- a CDS encoding anhydro-N-acetylmuramic acid kinase encodes the protein MEDFEPIWALGLMSGTSMDGIDAALLYTDGERVAGHGLAATQPYGAAFRERLRGVLGSRGGKGKIRQVAEELTQMHAKAALELIEVSPLEAADVAVLGFHGHTILHAPKKHRTVQIGDGELLARLTGIDVVCDFRSADIAAGGEGAPLTPLYHQARAQDLERPLAVLNLGGVANVTWIGAGGALLAFDTGPGNALIDDWAVARTGQPFDRNGKLAHRGKANEAFLQSFLEDPYFWRSPPKSLDRNAFTIKSLDGLSPEDGSATLTALTARTVALAAERYFPSPVERWLVTGGGRRNPALMGMLRDCINAEVAPVEIVGWNGDSLEAEAFAFLAVRSLRGLPLTLPSTTGVARPATGGVFHAAPKR